CAGCTCCGAACCACGAGAACTGCTGGCTCATCTGATGAGGGCATTCGCAGCCGCTTCCCGCAGCATCAGTGATCACTCGCTCATCTGGCAGGCAGGAGGGATGCCACAACGGGGGTTACCTTTGGGTGGTCATATTCATTTTAGCGGGGTGAATCTTACCGGGGAACTGCTTCGTGCACTGGACAATTATCTGGCATTGCCACTGGCATTTCTGCAAGACCCCCGTGGATCGGGAAGACGACCCCGTTATGGAGCACTTGGTGATTTTCGTCTGAAATCCTATGGTGGGTTTGAGTATCGTACGTTACCCAGCTTTCTTGTGTCGCCCCTTGTTGCGAAAGGTGTTGTGGCCTTGGCAGGTCTGATCGCGAGCGGGTATACTCAATTACGGCAGCGTCCGTTGGCGAAAGCTGAGGTTCATACCGCATTTTATGAAGGAAAGCGCGAAGTGATTAAGGAACACATCCCAGCACTCGTAGATGATCTGAAGAGGTTGGATGGATATGCACGATATGAACGGTATGCATCCCCGTTAATCCTTCAATTAAAACTGGGGAGAACCTGGGATGAGAGCAGGGATATTCGCAAACTCTGGAATATTCGGGCAGGTTCATGAAGAGCGGACGTTTTTTTGATATAATAAGAAACAAGTCTTTTATAAGTAATAGCTACGGAAGATATGGAGCAGCAACCTTTGAAGGAAGTGGCGTATAGCCAACACATAAGGCGGAGGCGCAAATACAGTGCCTGACCGTCTTATTGTCCTTCCAGGGAGCGTTTCTTCCTGACATTATAGGAACGGGATGGAGGATATTCATCATGGCTCAGTATACGCCAATGATTCAACAATATTTGCAAGTGAAGGCCGAAGCACAAGATGCTTTTCTATTTTTTAGACTGGGTGACTTCTATGAACTGTTCTTCGAGGATGCGATTAATGCTTCCCGTGAACTTGAGATCACGCTGACCGCACGTAATGGGGGCACGGATGACAAAATTCCGATGTGCGGTGTACCTTATCATTCGGCTGACAATTACATACAGCGTCTGATTGAAAAAGGCTATAAAGTTGCGATATGTGAACAGATGGAAGATGCAAGTGTAACGAAAGGCATGGTACGCCGTGAAATTGTACGTGTGGTGACACCCGGAACGGTGATGGAAGGCAAGACGCTGGGGGATAAATCCAACAACTACATGGTGTGTCTTACTGGTAATCAGAATACGCTAGCGCTCGCGGCCTGTGATCTGTCAACGGGTGAGTTGTATGTGACATCGGTGCCCTATTCCAAGGAATGGCTCAAGGATGAAATCGGCATCTACGAACCATCGGAGCTGGTGGGAGATGCAGCGCTGCTTGAAACGGTAGAAGCCGAGGCGTCTCCAATCGGTCGACCTGTGGTCTACACGTCCTGGACAAAGAATAAGGAAGATTTGGTCCGTCAGCAGTTTGGCGAGGCTGTGTGGGCAAGATTAGAGCCTGAACGTCAAGCGTGCATTGCACGTCTTTTCTCCTATCTGAGTGAGACACAGAAACGTTCTCTGGGACAATTAACACAAATCTCAACGTATGAACCAGATCATTATATGATCTTGGACCCCTTTACCCGCCGGAACCTGGAATTGGTGGAAACCGTGCGTGAACGCTCTAAAAAAGGTTCATTACTCTGGTTGCTTGATCGGACCGAGACGTCCATGGGTGCAAGAATGCTTCGTCGCTGGGTTGATAAGCCATTATTGCAAAAAGGGAAGATTAATGAGCGTCTTGAAGCAGTGGATACGTTGTACAACCAGTTTATATTGCGTGAGGACCTGCGGGCAGAACTCAAAGACATCTATGATCTGGAGCGCTTGGTAGGCCGGATTGCGTTTGGTAATGCCAACGGTCGTGACCTGAATGCGCTCAAATCATCACTGGAGAAAATTCCAGGACTTCGTCAACATTGCGCAGGATCATCTTCCGCAACATTGCAGCATATTGCCGAAACTATGGATGATTGCAATGATCTGCGTGAAGCTATCGGGCAAGCCATTGTGGACGAGCCGCCGGTATCGGTAAGGGACGGAGGTCTGATTCGTGAAGGGTACCATGAACGTCTGGATGAATTGCGTGAGGCTTCGGTTAACGGGAAACAGTGGATTGCGGAGCTGGAAGCGAGAGAGCGTGAGGCGACAGGCATTCGATCGCTGAAGATTGGATATAACAAAGTGTTTGGTTATTATATCGAGATCACCAAGTCCAATCTGTCCGCGTTGCCAGAGGGACGTTATGAACGTAAACAGACACTTGCCAATGCAGAACGTTACATTACGCCGGAGTTGAAGGAAAAAGAGACGCTGATTCTCGAAGCTCAGGACAAAATGGTTGATATTGAGTATGGGCTGTTCGCAGAGCTGCGCGAGCGGCTAAATAAAGAGATTGCAAGATTGCAGAAGCTGGCCGAACAGGTAGCCGAAATTGATGTGTATCAATCTTTTGCGGTGATCAGTGCTGAGCGCAACTTTGTACGTCCTACGTTGACCGACGGTTATGATCTGGTTGTGGAAGAAGGACGCCATCCGGTCGTTGAGGCGGTCATGCGAGATGGCGCATTTATTGCCAATCACACCGCAATGACCAAGGAAGAGGCACGTATTCTGCTGATTACCGGTCCGAATATGGCTGGTAAGAGTACGTATATGCGACAGGTCGCTTTAATCTCCATTTTGGCGCAAGTGGGTTGTTTTGTACCTGCGGGTCAGGCGGAAGTGCCGATCATGGATCGTATTTTCACACGGATCGGTGCCGCGGATGATCTCATTGGCGGACAAAGCACATTCATGGTGGAGATGGCCGACATTCAGGTCATGACGGACAAAGCCACACCACGCAGTCTAATTATTATCGATGAATTGGGACGGGGAACGTCGACCAGTGAAGGTATGGCCATTGCTCAGTCTGTTATTGAATATGTACATGATATCATTGGCTGTAAAGCCCTTGTATCAACTCATTTCCATGAGCTTGCTCATCTGGAGGAGAGTCTGGACAAGCTGGCCAACTACTCGATGGCGGTACAGGAGAGTGGTGACAAAGTTAATTTCCTGCGCAAATTGATTGCCGGGGCAGCCAGCAGCAGTTATGGTATCTATTGTGCACGCCTTGCAGGTCTGCCTGATAGCATTATTGAGCGGGCGAATGGACTATTGCATGGGTTCGAACATGCGGCCGCGCAAGTAGCTGTGGGCAGTGAATATATCGGAAACGAGAAGCAGGGAGCAGGCTTGAAATTAAAAGGTGGAGAATTCCAGCACACGGATTCAGCACCATTGATCCGGGAACACGAGATTGTGGAGAGTGCAGAGTACACACCTTCTATTGAAGATTCGGTCGGGAAGCAACATGCCAAGAAATCAAACAGCAAAGGACAGTCCAGCGCAAACCATTCGGATGTGGTTCAACTGTCCATCTTTGGGGATGATGAGCCGAATGTGGCAACGAAACCGGATGTAGTTGCGGTGGATAAACCAGCGCGAGAATTCATCCGTACGATGAAAGATATCGATGTCATGAATATGACGCCTCTTCAGGCGATGCAGATATTGAATGATCTCAAATTGAAGGCACAGCAATTATCCTGAGTATAAGGGAGGGGAAAACCTGTGGCGAAAATACATGTGCTTGATGAACATATTGCCAACCAGATCGCGGCGGGTGAAGTGGTCGAACGGCCTGCTTCAGTTGTCAAGGAGTTGCTCGAAAACTCGGTGGATGCAGGCGCCACCAAGATTGAAGTAACAGTGGAAGAGGGCGGACTCCTCAGTATTCGTGTCAAAGACAATGGTTCAGGTATCGAGCCAGAGGATATGGAAACGGCCTTTTATCGTCATGCGACCAGCAAAATAGCCCATGGCCGAGATCTGTTCCAGATCACAAGTCTTGGATTCCGTGGAGAAGCCTTGGCGAGTATTGCCGCAGTATCCAAGGTAGAGGTACTGTCGGCAAGTGACAATGATGGGCGGGGACGCCGCATCGTGATTGAAGGCGGGAACCTTGTCTCTCATGAAGATGCAACCTCACCCCAAGGTACAGATTTTGCAGTGAGAGAACTATTTTACAATACACCTGCCAGACTTAAATATATGAAAACGATCCAGACGGAACTGGGACATATATCAGATGTCCTTTACCGGATGGCGATGTCTCATCCAAACATTTCGTTCCGACTGCGCCATAATGAGAATGTGTTGCTTCAGACGTTGGGCAACGGTGATCTGCTGCAAGTGGTTGCAGCAATCTATGGTACAAGTGCTGCCAAAGCGATGCTTCCCATTCAGGGTGAAAGTCTGGATTACCGGGTGAGCGGGCTGATCAGCCTGCCAGAATGGACACGAGCGAATCGTAATGGTATGTCAACGATTGTTAATGGGAGATTTGTTCGCAATTACGGTCTCAATCAGGCGATTCTCAAAGCCTACCATACCTTGTTGCCGATCAATCGCTTCCCACTTGTCGTGGTGCAGTTGGAGATGCACCCCTCTCTTGTGGATGTGAACGTGCATCCGGCGAAGTTGGAGGTTCGCTTTAGCAAGGAACCAGAACTATATGAATTCATAGAGGCAACGTTGCGGGGTATACTCCGGCAGGAGGTATTGATTCCACAGGTCAAAAAACAGCAGATTCGACGTGGAGACGATAGTTCCTTTATTCAGGAGCAATTCCTCTTTCCACGTGGTCCGCTGAAAGATGCATCTGATGCAGAAGGATATGGTCAACAAGGTCCACTTGGGAAACCTACTGCTGCACCGCTGAAGTTGACTGCTGAAGATGATGATTTGGATGCTCCGGCGGATGTGTCCGCAGCACAGCCGGTATCTGAACAGGGTCACTCAGTGCCGTTGCCCGAAGCTCCACCTGAGATTACACACCCCCCTGTGCAGTTAGAAAGTTGGAACGGGGATATTTTGCAGAAGATTGCTAGTCATGACGGGGGGCAGACATCCGTTAACGTGCAAGAAGGCACTAAGGATGTAAGTACAAGTACAAGTACAAATACAAGTACAAATACAACTACAAATACAAGTACAAGTACAAGTACAAGTTCTACCGAAACTGTTCCCAAATCTGACCTGTCTTCTCAAGATGGTGGAGGGCGTGGAACAACAGAGAAACCGTTGGCTGAAGACAAACCAGCTACGTATCGCTCTGATTCCGTATATTCACCGGTTAGGGAAGCACGTTCATCGTATAATCCGTCTTCAGTTCCGAGAAGTGAACGGACGTGGAAAACTTCAGGTCTGCCTGATGCCACTAAACTTGCTGCTGCCATTAAATCAGATGCATCCATGCCCGCATTTCCGGAGCTGAGTCTGATCGGACAGCATCATGGTACGTATTTGATCGCACAAAATGACCAAGGTTTATATTTGATTGATCAGCATGCTGCTCATGAACGCGTGAATTATGAGTACTATTACGAGAAGTTTGGCAACCCTGCACAGGCCTCACAAGAGTTACTGCTGCCGATTACGCTGGAGTTCACACCTTCGGAGACGGAAAAACTAAAAACAAGGCTGGCATGGTTCGAGCAGGCAGGTGTATATTTGGAGCATTTTGGTGGACAGACGTTCCGCGTGCGCTCCCATCCGTTCTGGTTCCCCAAAGGGGACGAGAAAGACATTATCGAAGAGATGTCTGAATGGGTTCTTAGTGAACGCAGCATAGATGTGGCAAAGATGCGAGAAGCTGCATCCATTATGTGCTCCTGCAAGGCGTCCATCAAAGCGAACCAGAAGCTGACGGATCAGGAAGCAGAAGTGCTAATTCAGCGTCTGGGTTCATGTCGTCAGCCCTACACTTGTCCACATGGGCGGCCGATTGTGGTTTCATTTTCAACGTATGATCTGGAAAAATTATTTAAACGAGTGATGTAGCTATTTAGGGGGACATTATGTACATTACAACCGGTGACAAGGAGATTGCCTCTCAGGTGGAGCGTGCGCGTAAGCTCGCCGAAACGACAGGAGGTACCTACGTACCGCGCAATAGAACGTCTTTACCCAAACTGATTGAACATTATGGTATCAACGAAATACTGGTCGTGCTCAATGGCAGAGCGCGTTTGTTTCGCAAAGATGCGACGGAGCTTGAGTTTCACCCCAGTATGGGATTTGTTCGCGCTAAACGTGTTCTAAGAGGTGAAGCCGATCCTATGTTGGAAGCTGGTGCAGTGCTCGAAGGAGACACCATTGTTGATTGTACCGCTGGACTCGGTTCAGATGCGCTGGTATTTTCGGTTGCGGCTGGGAAGAGTGGACAAGTCATTGCCTGTGAAAGTTCTCAACCGCTCTATACCCTGCTGCTGGAGGGCATGTCTCATTATAAGAGCAATCAGCCCTTGGTGGATGAGGCTTTCCGGCGCATAGATCTACGGCATGTGGATCATCTTGAGTTACTGCGGTCCATGCCGGATCGAAGCTGTGATACTGTATATTTTGACCCGATGTTCCGTGAGCCAATGATGGATTCAAGTGCAATACAGCCCTTGAGAGATTATGCAAATGCTCACGCGCTGGATGAACAGAGCATTATGGAAGCAAAACGGGTTGCCCGTAAACGGGTAGTCATGAAAGAAAAGCGCGGCAGCGCGGAGTTTGACAGGCTTGGATTTGAAATACTTGATCGGGCGAATGCAAAAACCCTGTACGGAGTGATTAATGTTGAAAGTGGAAGTTAAACCAAAACCTAAACTGCTTGTGCTGGTTGGACCAACAGCAGTAGGCAAAACAAGAATGAGCATCGAGCTTGCCCAAGCTTTCAATTGTGAGATTATCTCAGGTGATTCGATGCAGGTATATCGTGAAATGGATATCGGAACTGCCAAGATTACCTCTGAAGAAATGAAGGGTGTACCTCATCATCTCATTGATATCCATGAACCGGAGTATCCGTATTCTGTGGCCGAATTTCAGGAGAGTTGCACACGATTGATTAGTGAAATCCACGAACGCGGTAAAATGCCTTTTATTGTAGGTGGCACCGGTCTATATGTGGAATCGGTATGTTACGGCTTCCAATTTTCCGATAGTGGTTCGGATGAAGCGTTCAGAGAGGAACAATTCAGCTATGCGGAGCAATACGGAGCACAGGCCCTTCATGATCGATTGAGGGAAGTTGACCCCGTTAGTGCGGATCGTCTGCATCCGAATGACCAGCGGCGAATTGTACGTGCGCTTGAGATCCATCATCTCACAGGAGAGAAGTGGTCTGATCAGCTGGCAGTACAGAAGAAAGAGTCGCCTTATGACCTTCTTATTGTTGGTTTGACAATGGATCGGCAGAAGTTGTACGCCCGGGTAGAAGAGCGGATTGATCTGATGATCGAACAAGGTCTGGTGGATGAAGTGAAGTCCCTGTTGGAACGCGGAGTGGCCAGAGGTCATATTTCCATGCAAGGACTGGGGTATAAGGAGATTGCAGCGTTCCTGCAAGGGGAAGTGAGTTGGGAAGCTGCGGTTGAGTGGTTGAAGAGGGATACACGTCGGTTTGCCAAACGGCAGCTTTCCTGGTTCCGCCATATGAAGGATATTGAATGGGTTGACATGACGGATACCCAGGATTTTGAAGGGAAATACAAGCAGATAAGTGAATTGATTACACGAAAATTTGATTGATTTGAGCGATTATTAGTATTCTTCTGACAGGCATCGATTAGATCAAGATATGTAAACCTCTACCTTTTAGTCATCAAAAGGATAGAGGTTTTTATTTATTACTAGAACAGATGTTAGAGATTAATCATTCACCAAACAACGAATAAATGTGATTTAAAATGAAGAATTTGTCCCTCTTTTGCAAAACAGACAAGCGGTGTATAATGGATAAGTCTTCTATTTGTTCACCTCGCCAAGAATGAGGGTAAAATAGCAGACAAGGGGTTTTTGTGGATTATATGAAACTGTTCATGATATAATAGCACGAAAGCTACTCAGCGATATTGAATATTACTTGAACACGAATTCAAATGAACCAATGGGGGTACGGCTAATGAACAAGTCCATCAACATCCAAGATACGTTCTTGAACCAACTGCGGAAAGAAAATATTCCTGCTACGGTCTATCTGACCAACGGCTTCCAAATCCGCGGGACGATCAAGGCATTTGACAATTTTACGATCGTCATTGACAGCGACGGACGCCAGCAAATGGTCTACAAGCATGCCATCTCCACGTTCACGCCGCAACGCAGCGTATCGCTGATGCAGCAAGATAACAGCGGCGAAGCTTAAAAAATTACGAAACCTTTTCACCAACCATTTCGTCTACAAGTATAGGTATTGAAACAGAGCAACCTGAATAAAGGGTTGTTCTTTTCATTCCGGGCAAAATATGTTTAATATATGCCTGAGCCTACAGACGAATAGAAATTATGCAACCGAAAGGGAGTCAGGAGGTAACATGCCAAACGATCCGTTGTCGAGGTCTAACAATCGCAACAACAATAACAAGTCACCCAAAAAAGCGAAGCCAAAGACCTCTAAAAAGAAAAAAATTACGGGTAAACGCGTTGGATGGACACTGTTTTTCACAATGGCAATCGCCATATTCTGTGCACTTGGCGGATATTTATTTATTATGGTGAGTGGTGAAAATCTGCTCAAAGCCAACAAGGACAAAACCACAATTAATGAAACTTCAAAAGTATATGATCGCAATGGCCAATTAATGGGGGAGCTATCCATTCAGAAGCTGGAACCCGTCAAAGAAGATGATATTCCTGAACTGGTGAAGCAAGCCTTTGTTGCAACGGAGGATAAGCGATTCTACGATCATCAAGGCGTGGATATCTGGTCCATTGGGCGTGCGGCGGTTAAGGATGTCATGGCTCGTTCCATGGTGGAAGGTGGTAGTACACTAACCCAACAGCTCGCCAAGAACATGTTCTTGTCCCGTGACAAAACGTTCTTCCGTAAAGCAACGGAAGTATCGATTGCAATGGCATTAGAGCGCAAGTACACAAAAGACGAAATCCTGACGATGTACCTAAACCGTATTTTCTTCGGTCATCAGCGTTACGGGATTAAAGCAGCATCTGAATTTTACTTTGGAGTTACTGATCTCAAGAGGTTGAAGTTGTGGCAAATTGCTACATTGGCGGCTATGCCGAAAGGGCCTTCTGCCTATAATCCGGTGAGCAATCCAAACGACTCAAAAGCACGCCGTGGTGTGGTATTACAGCTGATGTATGAACAAGGCTACATTACCAAGGCGGAGATGGACGAAGCAAAAGAGATTAACTATAACTACAAGCGACCAGAGAAAGACAGGAAGTATCAAGGTTTTATAGATTATGTGCTCCGTGAAGCTGAACGAGTAACAGGTAAAACGGAAGATGATTTGAATATCGGCGGATACAAAATCTATACGACCATGGATGCTCAGGCTCAAACAGCCATGGAAACGGCCTTCACAGATGACAGTCTGTTCGAGGCAAGCAAAGATGATCAACAGGTTCAAGGCTCCA
The nucleotide sequence above comes from Paenibacillus sp. W2I17. Encoded proteins:
- the hfq gene encoding RNA chaperone Hfq, coding for MNKSINIQDTFLNQLRKENIPATVYLTNGFQIRGTIKAFDNFTIVIDSDGRQQMVYKHAISTFTPQRSVSLMQQDNSGEA
- a CDS encoding class I SAM-dependent methyltransferase codes for the protein MYITTGDKEIASQVERARKLAETTGGTYVPRNRTSLPKLIEHYGINEILVVLNGRARLFRKDATELEFHPSMGFVRAKRVLRGEADPMLEAGAVLEGDTIVDCTAGLGSDALVFSVAAGKSGQVIACESSQPLYTLLLEGMSHYKSNQPLVDEAFRRIDLRHVDHLELLRSMPDRSCDTVYFDPMFREPMMDSSAIQPLRDYANAHALDEQSIMEAKRVARKRVVMKEKRGSAEFDRLGFEILDRANAKTLYGVINVESGS
- the mutS gene encoding DNA mismatch repair protein MutS, with product MAQYTPMIQQYLQVKAEAQDAFLFFRLGDFYELFFEDAINASRELEITLTARNGGTDDKIPMCGVPYHSADNYIQRLIEKGYKVAICEQMEDASVTKGMVRREIVRVVTPGTVMEGKTLGDKSNNYMVCLTGNQNTLALAACDLSTGELYVTSVPYSKEWLKDEIGIYEPSELVGDAALLETVEAEASPIGRPVVYTSWTKNKEDLVRQQFGEAVWARLEPERQACIARLFSYLSETQKRSLGQLTQISTYEPDHYMILDPFTRRNLELVETVRERSKKGSLLWLLDRTETSMGARMLRRWVDKPLLQKGKINERLEAVDTLYNQFILREDLRAELKDIYDLERLVGRIAFGNANGRDLNALKSSLEKIPGLRQHCAGSSSATLQHIAETMDDCNDLREAIGQAIVDEPPVSVRDGGLIREGYHERLDELREASVNGKQWIAELEAREREATGIRSLKIGYNKVFGYYIEITKSNLSALPEGRYERKQTLANAERYITPELKEKETLILEAQDKMVDIEYGLFAELRERLNKEIARLQKLAEQVAEIDVYQSFAVISAERNFVRPTLTDGYDLVVEEGRHPVVEAVMRDGAFIANHTAMTKEEARILLITGPNMAGKSTYMRQVALISILAQVGCFVPAGQAEVPIMDRIFTRIGAADDLIGGQSTFMVEMADIQVMTDKATPRSLIIIDELGRGTSTSEGMAIAQSVIEYVHDIIGCKALVSTHFHELAHLEESLDKLANYSMAVQESGDKVNFLRKLIAGAASSSYGIYCARLAGLPDSIIERANGLLHGFEHAAAQVAVGSEYIGNEKQGAGLKLKGGEFQHTDSAPLIREHEIVESAEYTPSIEDSVGKQHAKKSNSKGQSSANHSDVVQLSIFGDDEPNVATKPDVVAVDKPAREFIRTMKDIDVMNMTPLQAMQILNDLKLKAQQLS
- the miaA gene encoding tRNA (adenosine(37)-N6)-dimethylallyltransferase MiaA, with amino-acid sequence MLKVEVKPKPKLLVLVGPTAVGKTRMSIELAQAFNCEIISGDSMQVYREMDIGTAKITSEEMKGVPHHLIDIHEPEYPYSVAEFQESCTRLISEIHERGKMPFIVGGTGLYVESVCYGFQFSDSGSDEAFREEQFSYAEQYGAQALHDRLREVDPVSADRLHPNDQRRIVRALEIHHLTGEKWSDQLAVQKKESPYDLLIVGLTMDRQKLYARVEERIDLMIEQGLVDEVKSLLERGVARGHISMQGLGYKEIAAFLQGEVSWEAAVEWLKRDTRRFAKRQLSWFRHMKDIEWVDMTDTQDFEGKYKQISELITRKFD
- the mutL gene encoding DNA mismatch repair endonuclease MutL produces the protein MAKIHVLDEHIANQIAAGEVVERPASVVKELLENSVDAGATKIEVTVEEGGLLSIRVKDNGSGIEPEDMETAFYRHATSKIAHGRDLFQITSLGFRGEALASIAAVSKVEVLSASDNDGRGRRIVIEGGNLVSHEDATSPQGTDFAVRELFYNTPARLKYMKTIQTELGHISDVLYRMAMSHPNISFRLRHNENVLLQTLGNGDLLQVVAAIYGTSAAKAMLPIQGESLDYRVSGLISLPEWTRANRNGMSTIVNGRFVRNYGLNQAILKAYHTLLPINRFPLVVVQLEMHPSLVDVNVHPAKLEVRFSKEPELYEFIEATLRGILRQEVLIPQVKKQQIRRGDDSSFIQEQFLFPRGPLKDASDAEGYGQQGPLGKPTAAPLKLTAEDDDLDAPADVSAAQPVSEQGHSVPLPEAPPEITHPPVQLESWNGDILQKIASHDGGQTSVNVQEGTKDVSTSTSTNTSTNTTTNTSTSTSTSSTETVPKSDLSSQDGGGRGTTEKPLAEDKPATYRSDSVYSPVREARSSYNPSSVPRSERTWKTSGLPDATKLAAAIKSDASMPAFPELSLIGQHHGTYLIAQNDQGLYLIDQHAAHERVNYEYYYEKFGNPAQASQELLLPITLEFTPSETEKLKTRLAWFEQAGVYLEHFGGQTFRVRSHPFWFPKGDEKDIIEEMSEWVLSERSIDVAKMREAASIMCSCKASIKANQKLTDQEAEVLIQRLGSCRQPYTCPHGRPIVVSFSTYDLEKLFKRVM